The nucleotide sequence GCAGAACGCTGATGATGTCGTCCCTGGACGGGAGTTGGGCGGACGGTGCGGCGGTGGTCGCTCGGCCGGACGCGGCGGTCGCCGTACCGGACAGCGCGGGAAGCAAGGTGGCTGCCGTCGCTGCCGCGACACCGCCGGCGATCAACTGTCGTCTATCCATGTGAACTGCTCCTACATCTGTGGGGGTGCAGTCATCATCGACGCTTCGCCTTCACGGTGTCCATGGTCCGTACCAGGATTCCGGCGCTGCCGCGGCTACCAGCTGACGGTGTGGTCGGCTGCCGTCAGCACGGCCAGCACGATCAGGTCGGCGGCGCCCAGGGCCAGTCCGAGATACGCCCGGCCGCGGTGCCCGGTGCGCCGGACCAGCGCGAGCGTGCCCAGCACGAGTGCGGCGGGCCCGAGGAAGAGGTTGAACACCAGCAGCCCGACCAGGCCGAGGACGAAGGAGGCGACGGCCATCCCGTCGGCGGTACGGCGGGTCGACTCGGGGGTGCGCACGGGGGTCTTGACGGTCATGGTCCTGACTCCTTACGAGTGGCCCCGGCTGTGGGCGTGCCGCTTGCGCAGCGCGTACACCCCGAGCCAGCAGGCGATGACGGCGGCGGCGCCGAGCGCTACGGGCAGCGGTACGTGCACGACGGCTCCGAGGACGACTCCGAACAGCAGCAACGCTCCGACGAGAACGAACATGTCTCTCCTTGGCTCTCGGGTGTCTCGCGGATCTTGTGCACTGCGCGTGCCCGAGCGTTACCGACGGAAACGGCGGCGGTGTGTGGTGCCACCCACATCCGGGGGCGGAGCTACGGTGTGCGCCTGTATCGGAACCGACTTCCAGGGAGCCGTCGTGTCGTCAGCGTTCGAGGACCGTCCTGAGCGGGCCGGCTACCGGCGTTCGGCCGGGTCGCCGCGTGGCGAGGCCCGGCGGCTGGAACTGCTGGGCCGGGTCACCGACGACCTCGCGGCCAACGGGCTCGTGGACTTCTCGCTCCGGCGGGCCGCGCGGGCGGCGGGCGCCACCCACAAGGTGCTGCTCTACCACTTCGACGGGATCGACGACCTGCTCAGGCAGGCGATCGTCCAACTGCGGGAGCGCCGCGTCGACAAGGCCTTCACCGCGGCCACCGCGGGTCAGCCGCGCCGGCCGCTGGCGGACTGGGTGCGCGTGGTGTGGCCCGTCCTGGTGGGCGAGGAGGCGCGGGTGCTGGACCAGGCCATCGGGCTGGCGATGTACGACCCCGGGCGGCACGGCGCGCTCGGCCGCGAGGCGTCGCAGCAGTATCTGCCGCTGCTGCTGTCCATCTGCCCGGAGCACTGGCCGCAGCGGCGGAAGCTGGAGGTCGCCGAGATGATCCTCGCCGTGCTCAGGGGCTTCCTCGTGGACGCCAGGACGAGCGGCGACAGCGCGGGGATCGCCGCGGGATTCGAGGCGTTGGGCCGCGCGCTGGAGCGGGAGGAGGCCGCCGAGGAGTAGGGGCCCGGCGCGCGTGGACAGCATGCGAACCACGTGGTTCACTTTAAGGACAGGGTGAATCTCGGCCACGGGGAGACCGGCATGAGCATGTCCTTGAATCGGGAGAAGGTCCGCTTCGCCAGCGGCGGCACGGAGTGTGTGGCCTGGCACTATCCAGGGACCAACGGCGGATGCGTGGTCATGGCGGGCGGCGGGGGAGTCACCAAGGAGCCGGGCACCGACCGGTTCGCGAAGCGGTTCAACGCAGCGGGGTTCGCCGTCCTCGCCTTCGACTACCGCCGGCTGGGGGAGAGCGGCGGGCAGCCGCGCCAGGTCGTGCGCATGAGGGACCAGGTCGACGACTGGCAGGCGGCGATCGGCTTCGCCGCCACGCTTCCGGGGGTCGATCCGGCCCGGCTCGGCGTGTGGGGCTTCTCCCTGTCCGGCGGTCATGTCTTCCCGGTCGCGGCGCGCAATCCGCAGCTCGCGGCGGCAATCGCGCAGACACCGAACGCCGACGGCCCCGTGGCTTCCCGTAACGCGTCGCGCCACCAGAAGCCGCTCGCGATGCTGAAGGTCACCGCGCTGACCCTGCTCGACATGCTGGGCGGTCTCGTCGGCCGCAAGCCCCTGCTGATCGGACTCTCGGGGGAGCCGGGTGAGACCGTCATGCTCGCCACGCCGGACGGCAGGCTCGGCGACCAGGTGCTCAACCCGGACAACGCGTATCCGCGGTGGCAGCAGGAGGTCGCGGCGCGCTCGGTGCTCAACTTCAGCCTGTACAAGCCCGGTCGGCACGCGTCCCGGGTGCGCTGCCCGCTCCTGGTCGTCGTGGCCGACCAGGACCAGTCGGTCCTCGCCGCACCGGCGGTGCGCGCCGCGGGGCAGGCGCGGGACGCCGAGCTGGTCCACGTACCCGGGGGACACTACGCACCCTTCCAGGACGCCCACGAAAGCGCCGTCGAAGCCGAACTGGACTTTCTGCGCCGCCGGTTGCTCGGCGAGGGCGCAGGGGGTCACGCCTCGCGCGGGGCGGCGCGGCCGGCGCCGGGGCGCGGGATCTGAGGGGGAGACCCGGGATGACACTGATCGAGCTGTCGGCCGGACCGGTCGAGTACGAGGACACCGGCGGTGAAGGCCCCACCGTGGTGCTGCTGCACGGGCTGATGATGGACTCCTCGCTGTGGTCGGGGCCGGTGGCCGAACTCGCCGCCGGCCACCGCTGTGTGACACCGACACTCCCGCTCGGGGCGCACCGCCACGCGACGCGCCCCGACGCCGACCTGTCGCTGCCCGGGGTGGCGAGGCTGGTCGTCGAGTTCCTCGACCGGCTCGACCTGCGGGACGTCACGCTGGTCGGCAACGACACCGGCGGCGCCCTGGTCCAGCTCGTCATCGCGGGGGACGCGGCAAGGGTGGGCCGGGCCGTCCTCGTCTCGTGCGAGGCGTTCGACAACTTCCCGCCCGGACTCACGGGCCGGACGCTGATGCTCACCGGCAAGCTGCCACCCCGGCTGTTCGGGATGTTCATGCAGCAGATGCGGCTACGGGCCGTGCGCCGCTCGCCGTTCGCCTTCGGTCAGTTGACCAGGCGGGGGGACGCGGCAACTCGCCGCTGGGTGGAGCCGGTGATGAAGCGTCAGGAGATCCGCCGCGACGCGGTCCGCATGCTGCGCGCCGTGGGCGCCGACACCGATGTGCTGAGCGAGGCCGCCCTTCGGCTGCCGGACTTCGACCGCCCCGCCCTGGTCGTCTGGGCCCGCGACGACCGGGTGATGCCACCGGCGCACGGCAGGCGACTCGCCGAACTCCTGCCGCACGGAAGCCTGGTGGAGATCGCGGACAGCCGCACCCTCGTCCCGCTGGACCAGCCCGGTGAACTGGCGCGCGTGGTGCGGGAGTTCACCCGGCTGACGGTGTGACACAAACGGTTGCGCCTTGCCGGGAGCGCCGGGTGTAAACCTGTGAGACAAGTCACGCTTCCCGTGGCAACGCGGCTTCGTGAAGCGGAGCGTCGGCGCGGCCTCAAGAACGTAAGCCGAGCGGAGCCGGCGCCTGGGTTTCCTGTGAGGGAACGGTGGAAATTCCGTGCCCTCACGGACCGTGTCGACTGTTGCTATCTGTAAACCGTTCGCTGGAATTATCGGTTCCATCTCCCCCTCGGGCAACGATGTGAAGGCGCACCGGATGGTGTGCCTTGATGTGCATGGCCGCATGACGCGTGGGGCGTTCTGCGGGTGCGCATGACCGTGGGGGAGAAACACTGATGAACCGCATACGTTCCATGGCGGCGGCGGTGACCGTGGGGGCCGCCCTGTCGCTGCTGGGTACCGGAGTGGCGAGCGCGGGCACCGGACCCGTGCCGGGCACGGGGTCCTCCGTACCCGCATCGGGCACGACCGCCAGTGAGACGGGCAATCCGCACAGCGCCCAGGCGGCCGCTGCCGGCGTCTGCACGGACGCCTACCAGATCGGCACCACGTCGTACGCCTACCGGGGCACGGAGACGATCGCCTCGGTCAAGCAGTTCTACTCGCCCACGTGCGACAAGAACTACGGCTACGTGTGGGTGTGGAAGTCGTTCCTGGACAAGAAGATCAACTTCGATCTGACCGTCGGAGTCTGGTCGTTCGAGCGCGAGTCGCTGGTCGGCAACAGGACCGTGTTCGACACACACGGCCAGGAGTTCTGGGGAAACGCCGCCGACACGACCGACGAGTGCACGTCCGGCGACGGCGCGATCAGCGTCGTCGGTGAGCAGGGCCAGTACCACGCCCGCTCCTCCAAGCGCTGCTGACCCCGGCGCGCCACCACCGCGCCGCTGACCCCGGCGCGCGGCCTGACCAGCCCATCGTCACCACCAAACTCGGGGAGAGACCCGCATGTTCGGCATGCCATTGAACCGCCGTCGCAGACGGCTGGTTCCCCTGTCGGCCCTCGCCGTCGGCACGGCGACCATCACCTTCGCCGCCTTGATCCCGTCGGCCGCGGCGGCCGCGCCGCCGGCCGCACGCCCGACCGCATCGACGCACACCGCACCACCGTCCCCCTCGCCCTCCGGCGTCACCAGGGCCCCCGCCAGCAACGCGATCGGCGTGCCGGGCGCCGACCGTCCGCTCGTCGAACCGGACGCCTTCGCCGCCGGCTTCCAGGGGCTGGGCATCGGCCAGGTGCCCTGGTCGCAGTTCTGGCAGGCGCAGCCGTCCGACTCCGTCAGCGCCCAGGTCAACCTCGGCAACGGCAATCTGCTCGTCAGCGTCGCCGCCTTCGACATCGCGGACGCGGGGCCGGGACTGTCGCTCGGCAACGCCTACAACGGCCTCAACACCAGCTGGAAGGCGACCACCGGCAGTGACTACCTGATCCACGAGGCCACCCCGGACGACGTCTATGTCCAGGGCCCTTCGAGCACCATCGCGGTGTTCGGCCGCAGCGGCTCCGGATTCACCCCCGCGCCCGGCTACAAGCAGGACCTGACCGAGGCGTCGGACAAGAAGTCCTTCACGCTCACCTCGCGGGGCAACGGCCAGAAGACCACGTTCACCCGCGCGGGCACCACCGGCGACGCGCGGGTCAGCAAGGTCGAGGACAAGAACGGCAACGCCACGACGGTCAGTTACTCCGGGGCCTTCACCTCGAAGATCACCTCGACCTCCGGCCGCACGCTGACCTTCACCAACGACGGCGCCCACGTCACCAAGGTCGCCGACAACACCGGCAGGTCCGTGGGGTACGGCTACACCGGCGCGGACCTGACCTCGTTCACCGACTCGGCGGGCAAGAAGACCCTCTTCGGCTACGACACCTCGCACCGGCTGACGAAGATCACCACACCCCGGGGCAACGTCACCACCTTCACCTGGGACACCGTGCGCGTCGCCTCGGTCACCCGGGTCATCAACAAGGCGGCCGGCACCGGCAACACCACCGCGTTCCGCTGGGTGCTGCCCCAGCCGGGCTCCGAGGGTGAGGGCGTCGTCCGGATCACCGACCCGCGCGGCAAGAACACACTCAAGACCGTGGACGCCCGCTGGCGCGTGACGAAGACCGAGGACCCGCTGGGGCACACCCGGTCCAAGACCTGGGGGCCCGACAACAACGTCACCAGCGCGGTCGACGGGATGGGCAGCGGCACGGCGGACGGCAACACCGTCAAGTTCGAGTACGACGACGCCTTCAACCCGACCACGGCCACCCAGCCGACCGGCGCCCGGTCCACCATGAACTGGGTGCAGAAGTCGGGCGGTTACTACCCCGACACGATGACGTCCGCGTCGAGCCAGCAGGCCGCCAACGCCTACGACACGTCCGGCAACGTACTCAGCCAGAAGGACTCGACGTCCGGCGGCACCGCCGCGTCCTGGGACTACACGTACAACCCCAAGTCCGGCACGATGACCTGCGGCGGCAAGCCGGGGCAGCGCTGCACGGCAACCGACTCGCGGGGGAAGAGGACCAGCTTCGGCTACGACGCGAAGGGCGATCTCACCACCATCACCCCGCCGGGCCCGCAGAAGCCCCTCACCTACACCTACGACGACCTGGGCCGCGCCCGCACCGTCAAGGACGGCCGGGGGATCGTCACCACCTACGGCTACGACGACCGCGACCGTGTTGTCTCGCAGCAGGCGGGTTCGGCCACGGCGGAGTTCGGTTACGACGACGACGGCAACATCGTCTCGCGCCGCACCCCCGCCGGTACGACGACGGTGACGTACGACGAGCAGAACCGCGAACGCACCCGCACCCTGCCCGGCACCGCCACCACCTCCGTCACCTACGACCCCACGGGCAACGTGGCCTCCGCCGCCGACCCGTCGGGCACCACGGTGTACGGCTACGACGACGCCAACGCGCTCACCTCGCTGACGGAGCCGGGCGGGGCCAAGACCGCGTACGAGTACGACAAGAACGGCAAGCGCACGAAGACGACGTACCCGGGAGGGACGACACAGAGCGTGACGCTGGACAAGTCCAGCCGGCCCACCAAGATCGTCGCGGCGAACGGCAGTACGACCTTCTCGACGATCAGCTACGACTACGCCCAGTCCGGCAAGGACACCGACAAGGTCCGTACCCGTACGGCGGACGGCGCGGCGACCGCGTACAGCTACGACACGCAGGGCCGGCTGACCAAGGCCGTGGAGACCAAGGCCGGCGCCACGACGGCCGGTTGGTCGTACTGCTACGACAAGGCGGGCAACCGCACAGGATCGTCGACGGGCACCACGCTGCCCGCGGGATGTGACGGCGCCCAGGTCGACTACGCGTACGACGACGCGGGCGAACTCACCAGCCGCGACGGCGACTCGGGCTTCGGCTACGACAGCGCGGGCAACGAGACGTCGGCGGCGAGCCCCACCGGGGTCCGTACGGGCGGCAGTTGGTCGCCGTTCAGCCAGCTCGGCGGTTTCACCGACGACGGCGCCGCCACCGTCAACACGTACGCCGGGGTGGACAACAACCACCGGCTCAGCAGCGACGGCACCACGTTCGTCAACACCGCCGTCGGGCTCAGCGGCCAGAGCGCGGCCGGTGCGGCGACCGGCTTCGTGCGGGAGCCCTCGGGCACCCTGACCGCCATCAAGACCGGCGGCGCCAGTCAGTACTACCTCACCGACGCCCAGGGCAGTGTGATCGGTCTGGTCGACGCATCGGGCAGGCGTACGGCGACCTACTCGTACGGGCCCTACGGTGAGGCACGCACCAACTCGGGCCCCGCAGGCCAGCCGTACCGCTACACCGGCAGCTATCTCGATCCCAGCGGCCTCTACAAGATGGGTGCTCGCTACTACGACCCCGCACTGGGCCGCTTCACCCAGCCCGACCCTTCGGGCAAGGAGGCCAACCTCTATGCCTACGCCAACGGCGACCCCGTCAACCGCGCCGACCCCAGTGGTCTCTTCTCCTGGAGCAAGCTGGGCAAGGGGCTGGCCAAGGAGGTCGGGGGAGCCTTCGACGCCGAGGCCGTGCTCGGGATCGCGACCGAACTGGGCCAAGGGCACTACGTCAAGGCCGCGGCGGCGGCCGCGGGCACCGTGGCCGGTGCGATCACGGACGCGACGTGCATCAGCGCGGCCGCGGCGGTGAGCCTGCCGACGGCCGGGGTGGGCGGCGCCGTCGTGGGTCTCGGCTGCGGATTCGCCGGCGACTTCGTCGGCAGCCAGGTCGAGAGCGCGGCCGAGGAGTCCTGGTCGTGACGGTGGCCCCGCCGCCGCACGACTGATCACCGGGGGAGCGGGCAGGCGAGAGGACCCACGGTCCTCGCGCCTCCCGTCCCCCCGACCCGGAGAAGGAGCAGAGAATGAACCCGAACGCCGTTAGCGGGCGCGGTAGTTGGATACCTGACGGCACGGCGGGAGTAATCGTCGTGCTGTGCATCTTCGCCTTCGTGGTCGGCATGTTCGGCTACGGGATCTGGAACAAGCGACGCAAGGAACGGGGTGGCAGGTAATGGGCAAGGTGACGGGCGTACTGCTCATCGTGATCGGAGTGGCGATCGGCGCGCTGGGGCGGCTGACCGCGTCCCGCTACGGCCAGGACTCGGCGGTGGCCAAGATGGTGATCTGGGTCCTGTGCATGGTCGTGGGCGTCGGTGTCGCCGCGCTCGGTGTCAGCCAGGTCGCCTGAGCGCCCGGTTGACGGCCTGTCAGGAATCCTCCGGGAGCAGCGGGAAGAGCCGGCTCGACCGGCGGGAGCGGAAGGGCGCCCTGCGCGAGATGGCGGCCTCCCGGGGCGACGTCTTCGCCCGCCGGGCGGAGCGGGCGAAG is from Streptomyces sp. NBC_00370 and encodes:
- a CDS encoding alpha/beta fold hydrolase, which translates into the protein MTLIELSAGPVEYEDTGGEGPTVVLLHGLMMDSSLWSGPVAELAAGHRCVTPTLPLGAHRHATRPDADLSLPGVARLVVEFLDRLDLRDVTLVGNDTGGALVQLVIAGDAARVGRAVLVSCEAFDNFPPGLTGRTLMLTGKLPPRLFGMFMQQMRLRAVRRSPFAFGQLTRRGDAATRRWVEPVMKRQEIRRDAVRMLRAVGADTDVLSEAALRLPDFDRPALVVWARDDRVMPPAHGRRLAELLPHGSLVEIADSRTLVPLDQPGELARVVREFTRLTV
- a CDS encoding RHS repeat-associated core domain-containing protein; amino-acid sequence: MFGMPLNRRRRRLVPLSALAVGTATITFAALIPSAAAAAPPAARPTASTHTAPPSPSPSGVTRAPASNAIGVPGADRPLVEPDAFAAGFQGLGIGQVPWSQFWQAQPSDSVSAQVNLGNGNLLVSVAAFDIADAGPGLSLGNAYNGLNTSWKATTGSDYLIHEATPDDVYVQGPSSTIAVFGRSGSGFTPAPGYKQDLTEASDKKSFTLTSRGNGQKTTFTRAGTTGDARVSKVEDKNGNATTVSYSGAFTSKITSTSGRTLTFTNDGAHVTKVADNTGRSVGYGYTGADLTSFTDSAGKKTLFGYDTSHRLTKITTPRGNVTTFTWDTVRVASVTRVINKAAGTGNTTAFRWVLPQPGSEGEGVVRITDPRGKNTLKTVDARWRVTKTEDPLGHTRSKTWGPDNNVTSAVDGMGSGTADGNTVKFEYDDAFNPTTATQPTGARSTMNWVQKSGGYYPDTMTSASSQQAANAYDTSGNVLSQKDSTSGGTAASWDYTYNPKSGTMTCGGKPGQRCTATDSRGKRTSFGYDAKGDLTTITPPGPQKPLTYTYDDLGRARTVKDGRGIVTTYGYDDRDRVVSQQAGSATAEFGYDDDGNIVSRRTPAGTTTVTYDEQNRERTRTLPGTATTSVTYDPTGNVASAADPSGTTVYGYDDANALTSLTEPGGAKTAYEYDKNGKRTKTTYPGGTTQSVTLDKSSRPTKIVAANGSTTFSTISYDYAQSGKDTDKVRTRTADGAATAYSYDTQGRLTKAVETKAGATTAGWSYCYDKAGNRTGSSTGTTLPAGCDGAQVDYAYDDAGELTSRDGDSGFGYDSAGNETSAASPTGVRTGGSWSPFSQLGGFTDDGAATVNTYAGVDNNHRLSSDGTTFVNTAVGLSGQSAAGAATGFVREPSGTLTAIKTGGASQYYLTDAQGSVIGLVDASGRRTATYSYGPYGEARTNSGPAGQPYRYTGSYLDPSGLYKMGARYYDPALGRFTQPDPSGKEANLYAYANGDPVNRADPSGLFSWSKLGKGLAKEVGGAFDAEAVLGIATELGQGHYVKAAAAAAGTVAGAITDATCISAAAAVSLPTAGVGGAVVGLGCGFAGDFVGSQVESAAEESWS
- a CDS encoding alpha/beta hydrolase, with amino-acid sequence MSMSLNREKVRFASGGTECVAWHYPGTNGGCVVMAGGGGVTKEPGTDRFAKRFNAAGFAVLAFDYRRLGESGGQPRQVVRMRDQVDDWQAAIGFAATLPGVDPARLGVWGFSLSGGHVFPVAARNPQLAAAIAQTPNADGPVASRNASRHQKPLAMLKVTALTLLDMLGGLVGRKPLLIGLSGEPGETVMLATPDGRLGDQVLNPDNAYPRWQQEVAARSVLNFSLYKPGRHASRVRCPLLVVVADQDQSVLAAPAVRAAGQARDAELVHVPGGHYAPFQDAHESAVEAELDFLRRRLLGEGAGGHASRGAARPAPGRGI
- a CDS encoding DUF4190 domain-containing protein; its protein translation is MTVKTPVRTPESTRRTADGMAVASFVLGLVGLLVFNLFLGPAALVLGTLALVRRTGHRGRAYLGLALGAADLIVLAVLTAADHTVSW